One window of the Pieris brassicae chromosome 2, ilPieBrab1.1, whole genome shotgun sequence genome contains the following:
- the LOC123720414 gene encoding uncharacterized protein LOC123720414, whose protein sequence is MKIQMWFFISRLLLLVLLKPVWILSKETIIIRTSEEQKQNAFVDVLKNITSANQILQDLIKNYEQLQKIYKSGDESFNDNSENEHGNFKALSSEDDKQTTKGYGITQIIYVGETEESSEEQPPGNKYNGSNIIAVESDDMEEFNETDKDSSGVGDETEIVLQKPQNIEENTTSPRQKDHKTPRLNTETYKIDPHLYSRNKTRFSIKHKDAKRHFDRPNLRQKDDKAIKRIVYAEVFSPDKIWHEIVHKPIELKIYEDHANFRTPNNNKAISNIHAKTSGTGKDLSDSPLESNPDDVIEKEEIKSMLLREAYGNACVQVAVRKCYKALKAVRKSVCRLRLKCKNSLKGSFIENAKKGCIREFVNGKNKPDDKEAQEIIFERTINKSDGTDLSKYVDLCLPHLRSKTTSNEFLKGAKEFKNINILRDKFEKACKKLSAKKCGKACKFAYNTACSIHSCENSLKKAFKKGCNAECKTAYNLYKESSYSDDDDESESD, encoded by the exons atgaaaattcaaatgtggttttttatttctagATTACTCTTGTTGGTACTATTAAAACCTGTTTGG atactaagtaaagaaacaattataataagaacAAGCGAAGAACAGAAACAGAATGCATTTGTCGACGTATTGAAAAACATTACTTCCGCCAACCAGATATTacaagatttaattaaaaactacgaGCAACtgcaaaaaatttacaaatccGGCGACGAGAGCTTTAATGATAACAGCGAAAATGAACATGGAAACTTTAAAGCACTATCATCTGAGGATGATAAGCAAACTACAAAAGGTTATGgtattacacaaataatttatgtcgGCGAAACTGAAGAAAGCTCTGAAGAACAACCACccggaaataaatataacggaTCCAATATTATTGCGGTTGAAAGTGACGATATGGAAGAATTTAACGAAACAGACAAAGATTCTTCAGGTGTTGGTGACGAAACAGAAATCGTCTTGCAAAAACCTCAGAACATTGAAGAAAATACAACAAGCCCTAGGCAGAAAGACCACAAAACACCTCGTTTAAATACggaaacatataaaatagatCCACATTTATATAGTAGAAACAAAACGCGGTTTAGCATAAAACATAAAGACGCAAAGAGGCATTTTGACCGTCCAAATTTAAGGCAAAAAGACGATAAAGCAATTAAACGTATCGTGTACGCTGAGGTGTTCTCCCCAGACAAGATTTGGCACGAAATAGTACATAAACCTattgaacttaaaatttaCGAAGATCATGCAAATTTTAGAACTCCTAATAACAACAAGGCTATCTCTAACATTCACGCGAAAACGTCTGGCACAGGAAAGGACTTAAGTGATTCTCCTTTAGAATCAAATCCTGATGACGTAATTGAGAAAGAAGAGATTAAAAGTATGTTACTTAGAGAAGCTTATGGCAATGCTTGCGTACAAGTCGCCGTTAGAAAATGCTAtaaa GCCCTAAAAGCTGTAAGAAAATCTGTTTGTCGACTACGACTTAAGTGTAAAAATTCACTGAAGGgaagttttattgaaaatgcTAAGAAGGGATGCATTCGTGAATTTGTTAATGGAAAAAATAAACCAGACGACAAGGAAGCCCAGGAGATAATATTTGAAAGAACGATTAATAAGAGTGATG GCACAGATCTCTCGAAGTATGTTGACTTATGTTTGCCTCATCTCAGATCCAAAACCACA AGTAACGAGTTTCTAAAGGGCGCTAAggagtttaaaaatataaacatactcCGGGATAAATTTGAAAAGGCATGCAAAAAACTGTCGGCGAAAAAATGTGGAAAAGCATGCAAGTTTGCGTATAACACGGCTTGTTCAATACATTCGTGTGAAAACTCATTGAAGAAAGCATTTAAGAAAGGTTGTAATGCGGAATGTAAAACTGCATATAACCTCTACAAGGAATCGAGTTACAGTGACGATGACGATGAATCAGAAAGTGATTGA